Proteins from a single region of Parasedimentitalea psychrophila:
- a CDS encoding putative PEP-binding protein, whose amino-acid sequence MKGAAVQKQLPEIPFAALITSDAPIVANAHGGRAKCLQRLVRLELPVPCTVALSFAAVRAIAEGQIPHLGAILGEFPAEALLCVRPSSEDPDWGGPGAVLNVGMNDARYVDLCDSMGAQAAAALYLRFVQSYAVHVARLDPDVFDAVAEDGPEALGLILQAYEAETDESFPQDRGEQLAAVLRSMARAWDGTTARLLRQAKGAPVDAGLGLVVQEMVPGLGQGECGSGVLQLINSQTGQPQITGRYLSQSQGRDALGAGVAALYLEQDPRGPALADVAPAAFADLKSHAALMRRRLREAMQVEFVIENGHVHILDGVRVARSARAAVRIAVALAEDGIISPQEAVMRIDPHSLNELLHRQVDPTAPREVIGSGIAASPGAASGRLVFTAAEAQASASRREPCILVRRETSPEDIRGMHAAVAVLTQKGGVTSHAAVIGRGLGLPCIVGASTLKFLSKEKQLITAEGRVFKAGDIVTIDGSSGQVLAGEPAMLEATLDDAFQTLMGWADAERDIGIRANADTPADAQLARNFNAQGIGLCRTEHMFFEPGRLTVMREMIFAETSLGRAAVLARLLPMQRGDFYELFRIMAGMPVCIRLFDPPLHEFLPATKTGQRELSEALGIPVSDVTRRVEEMAEYNPMLGLRGVRLGVTVPEIYDMQARAIFEAALDASEDGVPVVPEVMIPLVSAKREVELVKARIDAVAAAVKSERGAEFEYRLGVMVETPRAALRAADIAPQTAFLSFGTNDLTQMTYGLSRDDAGRFMSDYVRQGVFPEDPFHVLDVEGVGELLKLGVQRGRESNPGVTLSICGEHGGNPESIAFCREAGFDYVSCSPFRVPVARLAAAQLAIAHTLAVEPPASA is encoded by the coding sequence ATGAAAGGTGCTGCAGTGCAGAAACAATTGCCAGAGATCCCGTTTGCGGCGCTGATCACGTCGGATGCCCCGATTGTGGCCAATGCCCATGGTGGCCGGGCCAAATGCCTGCAGCGGCTGGTGCGGCTGGAGTTGCCAGTGCCCTGCACGGTGGCGCTGTCGTTTGCCGCTGTGCGCGCCATTGCCGAGGGGCAGATACCACATCTAGGCGCGATCCTGGGTGAGTTTCCAGCAGAGGCCCTGCTCTGTGTGCGGCCCTCGTCCGAGGATCCGGATTGGGGCGGCCCCGGCGCGGTGCTGAATGTGGGCATGAACGATGCCCGTTATGTGGATCTGTGTGACAGCATGGGGGCGCAGGCGGCAGCGGCGCTGTATTTGCGGTTTGTGCAATCTTATGCGGTGCATGTGGCGCGGCTGGACCCGGATGTGTTTGACGCGGTGGCCGAGGACGGTCCCGAGGCGCTGGGCCTGATCCTGCAGGCCTATGAGGCGGAGACGGATGAGAGCTTTCCGCAGGATCGCGGCGAACAGCTGGCGGCGGTATTGCGCTCGATGGCGCGGGCCTGGGATGGCACCACGGCCCGGTTGTTGCGTCAGGCCAAAGGTGCGCCTGTCGATGCGGGGCTGGGGTTGGTGGTGCAGGAAATGGTTCCGGGGCTGGGCCAGGGCGAATGCGGCTCAGGGGTGTTGCAGCTGATCAATTCGCAGACCGGGCAGCCGCAGATCACTGGCCGTTATCTGAGCCAGTCGCAGGGGCGTGATGCCTTGGGCGCCGGAGTGGCGGCGCTGTATCTGGAGCAGGACCCGCGGGGACCGGCGCTGGCGGATGTGGCGCCGGCGGCGTTTGCGGATCTGAAATCCCATGCGGCGCTGATGCGACGGCGCTTGCGCGAGGCGATGCAGGTCGAATTTGTCATTGAGAACGGCCATGTGCATATTCTGGACGGGGTTCGGGTGGCGCGCTCGGCGCGGGCGGCGGTGCGGATTGCCGTGGCGCTGGCCGAAGATGGCATTATCTCGCCGCAAGAAGCGGTGATGCGGATTGATCCGCATTCGCTGAATGAACTGCTGCACCGTCAGGTGGACCCCACCGCGCCGCGCGAAGTGATTGGCTCTGGCATTGCCGCCAGTCCCGGCGCCGCCAGCGGACGGCTGGTGTTTACCGCCGCCGAGGCCCAGGCCAGTGCGTCGCGGCGGGAGCCCTGCATTCTGGTGCGCCGCGAGACCTCTCCCGAGGATATTCGTGGCATGCATGCCGCCGTGGCAGTGTTGACGCAAAAGGGCGGTGTCACCAGTCACGCGGCGGTGATTGGTCGAGGCCTGGGGTTGCCCTGCATTGTTGGCGCCTCGACATTGAAATTTCTCAGCAAGGAAAAACAGCTGATCACCGCCGAGGGGCGGGTGTTCAAGGCCGGTGATATCGTCACCATTGACGGCAGCTCGGGGCAGGTGCTGGCCGGAGAGCCTGCCATGCTGGAGGCGACGCTGGATGATGCCTTTCAGACCCTGATGGGCTGGGCGGATGCCGAGCGTGACATTGGCATTCGCGCCAATGCCGATACCCCGGCGGATGCGCAGCTGGCGCGCAATTTCAATGCCCAGGGCATTGGCCTGTGCCGCACCGAGCATATGTTCTTTGAGCCCGGACGGCTGACGGTGATGCGCGAGATGATCTTTGCCGAGACCTCGCTCGGGCGGGCCGCCGTGTTGGCGCGATTGCTGCCGATGCAGCGCGGCGATTTTTACGAGCTGTTCCGCATTATGGCGGGGATGCCGGTTTGCATCCGCCTGTTCGACCCGCCGCTGCATGAATTCCTGCCCGCCACCAAGACCGGCCAGCGCGAACTGTCCGAGGCGCTGGGCATTCCGGTCAGTGATGTCACCCGCCGGGTTGAGGAAATGGCGGAATACAATCCGATGCTGGGCCTGCGCGGGGTGCGCTTGGGGGTCACGGTGCCGGAAATCTATGACATGCAAGCGCGGGCCATTTTTGAGGCGGCATTGGATGCCTCGGAGGATGGCGTGCCGGTGGTGCCGGAAGTGATGATCCCGCTGGTGTCGGCCAAGCGCGAAGTCGAACTGGTCAAGGCCCGCATTGATGCGGTGGCGGCGGCGGTGAAATCGGAACGCGGGGCTGAATTTGAGTATCGCCTGGGCGTCATGGTGGAAACCCCGCGGGCGGCGTTGCGGGCGGCTGATATTGCGCCGCAGACGGCCTTTCTCAGTTTTGGCACCAATGACCTGACCCAGATGACCTATGGGCTGTCGCGCGATGATGCCGGCCGGTTCATGTCGGACTATGTACGCCAGGGGGTGTTTCCGGAAGACCCGTTCCATGTGCTGGACGTCGAAGGGGTGGGCGAATTGCTGAAGCTTGGGGTGCAGCGGGGCCGCGAGAGCAATCCCGGCGTCACCCTGTCGATCTGTGGGGAGCACGGCGGCAACCCCGAATCGATTGCCTTTTGTCGCGAGGCCGGATTCGATTATGTGTCCTGTTCGCCGTTTCGGGTGCCGGTGGCACGATTGGCCGCAGCTCAATTGGCGATTGCACATACGTTAGCGGTAGAGCCCCCTGCCTCTGCCTAG